Proteins encoded by one window of Clostridium cagae:
- a CDS encoding cation-translocating P-type ATPase — translation MEEQQTILGLTEKEVLDRKAKGKINIVEEKNIKSDWQIISDNVFTLFNLYNFIIAIALIMVGAYSNLAFMLIIMLNVCIGSFQEIHAKNMVSKLSVLTVSKTNVIRSGKEIKINVDEIVLDDITILNMGNQICSDSAVISGKIEVNESLLTGESDTIVKMPGDKLFSGSYVVSGKCYAKVEKVGKDNFAAEIALKSKKHKKINSELVNSMRKVTKLTSFIIIPVGVLLFVEAYFFRGEVIKSSVISTSASLLGMLPKGLVLLISISLATGVIKLAKKKVLVQDLYSVETLAHVDMLCLDKTGTITEGKMQVSNIEIFNNGIVPITVERAMSAFVNEMEDNNATFQALKDYFKGNDKFEVVDKILFSSERKWSSISFKDIGSIVVGAPEKLMLQSDFVMKDNLIESQSLGKRVLLIGFSKDTIDEGILPALEIIAAIELSDPLRKNAKEMLGFFKGEGVTVKVISGDNPLTVSSIARQAGLEDYESYIDLSTIKSDDEIIDLVEKYSIFARVSPNQKSLLVQSLQAKGHTVAMTGDGVNDVIALRQADCSITLPEASDVAKQVSQIVLLNSDFSVLKDVLMEGRRVVNNITNVARIFFIKTLYSVMLSVLNIITCTAFPFIPIQITLIDLVIEGYTSFFISFEPNGKQIKESFLRSVLKNAFPYSLVIIINIIILYLLSPTLKIETIQMTTIMYYMIGFTSILAVIKVCRPFNKMRMFLCTTTAIGFFVAAFLFNNILRLSKLGLQELIVFLIMATLSIVLILIKNYLTRMK, via the coding sequence ATGGAAGAGCAACAAACTATATTAGGATTAACGGAAAAAGAAGTATTGGACAGGAAAGCAAAAGGGAAAATAAATATAGTAGAAGAAAAAAATATAAAATCAGATTGGCAAATTATTTCTGATAATGTATTTACATTGTTTAATTTATATAATTTTATTATTGCTATTGCTTTAATTATGGTTGGAGCGTATTCTAACTTAGCTTTTATGCTAATAATTATGTTAAATGTATGTATCGGAAGTTTTCAAGAAATACATGCTAAAAATATGGTATCTAAGTTATCTGTACTTACAGTATCAAAGACTAATGTAATAAGAAGTGGAAAAGAGATTAAGATAAATGTTGATGAAATAGTTTTAGATGATATAACTATACTTAATATGGGAAATCAAATCTGTTCAGATTCAGCTGTTATAAGTGGAAAAATAGAAGTAAATGAATCTTTACTTACTGGAGAGTCAGATACAATAGTAAAGATGCCTGGAGATAAACTATTTTCAGGAAGTTATGTTGTTAGTGGAAAATGTTATGCAAAGGTTGAAAAAGTAGGAAAAGATAATTTTGCAGCAGAAATTGCTTTAAAGAGTAAAAAACATAAAAAGATAAATTCGGAATTGGTAAACTCTATGAGAAAAGTTACAAAGCTTACAAGCTTTATAATAATACCGGTAGGTGTATTATTATTTGTTGAAGCATACTTCTTTAGAGGTGAGGTAATAAAGAGCTCTGTAATATCAACATCAGCATCATTACTTGGAATGCTACCAAAGGGATTAGTCTTGTTAATTAGTATTTCTCTTGCAACAGGAGTAATAAAGCTTGCAAAGAAGAAAGTATTGGTTCAAGATTTGTATAGTGTGGAGACATTAGCACATGTAGATATGCTATGTCTTGATAAGACAGGGACCATTACGGAAGGTAAGATGCAAGTTTCTAATATTGAAATATTTAATAATGGAATAGTACCAATTACTGTAGAGAGAGCTATGAGTGCTTTTGTTAATGAAATGGAAGATAATAATGCTACTTTTCAAGCTTTAAAAGATTATTTTAAAGGAAATGATAAGTTTGAAGTTGTAGATAAAATTCTATTTTCATCTGAAAGAAAATGGAGCTCAATTTCATTTAAGGATATAGGAAGCATAGTAGTTGGAGCACCAGAAAAATTAATGCTTCAAAGTGATTTCGTAATGAAAGATAATCTTATAGAATCACAAAGCTTAGGAAAAAGGGTATTACTTATAGGTTTTTCTAAGGATACAATAGATGAAGGAATATTACCAGCATTAGAAATTATAGCAGCAATTGAATTGTCGGATCCATTAAGAAAAAATGCTAAAGAAATGTTAGGATTCTTTAAAGGAGAAGGTGTTACTGTAAAAGTAATTTCAGGGGATAATCCATTAACCGTTTCCAGTATAGCTAGACAAGCGGGGCTGGAAGATTATGAATCATATATTGATTTATCTACTATAAAAAGTGATGATGAAATAATAGATTTAGTAGAAAAATATAGTATATTTGCTAGAGTATCACCAAATCAAAAAAGTTTATTAGTACAATCACTACAAGCAAAAGGTCACACTGTTGCAATGACAGGTGATGGTGTGAATGACGTTATTGCATTAAGACAAGCGGATTGTAGTATAACTCTTCCAGAGGCAAGTGATGTTGCAAAACAAGTTTCGCAAATTGTTCTTTTAAATTCAGATTTTAGTGTTTTAAAAGATGTTTTGATGGAGGGAAGAAGAGTTGTAAATAATATTACTAATGTTGCTAGAATATTCTTTATAAAGACATTATATTCAGTAATGCTATCAGTATTAAATATTATAACTTGTACAGCATTCCCATTTATACCTATACAAATTACATTGATAGATTTAGTTATTGAAGGATATACATCATTCTTTATATCATTTGAACCAAATGGAAAGCAAATAAAAGAATCATTCTTGAGAAGTGTGCTGAAAAATGCATTTCCTTATTCTTTAGTAATAATAATTAATATTATAATACTATATTTACTATCTCCAACTTTAAAGATAGAAACTATACAGATGACTACAATTATGTATTATATGATTGGATTTACTAGTATTTTAGCTGTAATAAAAGTATGTAGACCATTTAATAAAATGCGCATGTTTTTATGTACAACAACAGCTATAGGATTCTTTGTAGCAGCATTTTTATTTAATAATATACTACGTTTAAGCAAATTAGGACTGCAGGAGTTAATAGTATTTTTGATAATGGCTACATTGAGTATAGTATTAATTCTAATAAAAAATTATTTAACAAGAATGAAATAA
- the mgtA gene encoding magnesium-translocating P-type ATPase, which yields MIKKINETKLRKINEENEKNKKRISIKLVQYALTDSGDIFEELGSNINGLKDKEVLVKINEHGLNEIRTKDKNTLLKKIANAFINPFTIVLALLALVSFITDYLIAAVSDKDLTTVTIILTMVLISGLLRIIQEGKSNKAGEKLNNMIKTTCAVIREGREYETKMQNLVCGDIVKLSAGDMIPADIRIITAKDLFISQASMTGESEPVEKMSQKSIKSSNNPLDYENLAFMGTNVISGSAIGIVISTGDNTLLGTMAESLNEKRESTSFDKGVNSVSFVLIKFMAIMVPVVFFINGLTKGDWMDAFLFGISIAVGLTPEMLPMIVTTNLAKGAVKMAKHKTIVKNLNSIQNFGAMDVLCTDKTGTLTEDKIILERYLDIHGNEDIRVLKHGYLVSAFQTGLKNLLDVAILEHGHKDGLKDLENKYVKVDEIPFDFTRRRMSVVLKDKNKKTQLITKGAVEEMLQICSFAEYKGEVCELTKEIKDEIVKTAEKLNENGMRVIAVAQKNNPSSEDNFSVKDEINMVLMGYIAFLDPPKESTIDAIEALKKNGVEVKVLTGDNEKVTKHVCSKVNINVNKILLGTDIENMSDDELKVQVEKVNIFAKLSPSQKERIVSILRSNGHVVGFMGDGINDAAAMKKSDVGISVDTAVDIAKESADIILLEKNLMVLEEGVIEGRKTFANIIKYIKMTASSNFGNMFSVLVASAFLPFLPMLPAQLLVLNLIYDISCISIPWDNVDEEFLMVPRKWNADSIGSFMKWIGPTSSVFDIITYILMFFVICPMVSGGNFGDANVNTALFIATFNAGWFIESLWSQTLVIHMIRTPKLPFIQSRSSFSVLACTIIAIFIGTIIPYTKFGTMLGMNALPPIYFAALAVIIFSYMILVTIVKKIYIKKNGELL from the coding sequence ATGATTAAAAAAATAAATGAAACAAAGTTAAGAAAAATCAATGAAGAAAATGAAAAAAATAAAAAAAGAATTTCCATTAAGCTTGTACAATACGCTCTAACAGATTCAGGAGATATATTTGAAGAGCTAGGTAGTAATATTAATGGACTTAAAGATAAAGAAGTCTTGGTGAAAATAAATGAACACGGATTAAATGAAATAAGAACTAAAGATAAAAATACTTTATTAAAAAAAATAGCCAATGCTTTTATAAATCCATTTACAATAGTGTTAGCACTTTTAGCTTTAGTATCTTTTATTACAGATTACTTAATTGCAGCAGTTTCTGACAAAGACTTAACAACTGTAACAATAATTCTTACTATGGTCTTAATTAGTGGTTTACTTCGTATTATTCAAGAGGGAAAGTCTAATAAAGCAGGGGAAAAACTAAATAATATGATAAAGACCACTTGCGCAGTTATAAGAGAGGGTCGTGAGTACGAAACTAAAATGCAAAACTTAGTTTGTGGAGATATAGTGAAACTTTCAGCTGGTGATATGATTCCAGCAGATATAAGAATAATTACTGCTAAAGATTTATTTATAAGCCAAGCTTCAATGACTGGTGAATCTGAGCCTGTTGAAAAGATGAGTCAAAAATCTATTAAATCTTCTAATAATCCATTAGATTATGAAAATCTTGCATTTATGGGAACTAATGTTATAAGTGGTTCTGCTATAGGAATTGTAATTTCAACAGGTGATAATACTTTATTAGGCACAATGGCAGAAAGTCTTAATGAAAAAAGAGAAAGCACAAGCTTTGACAAAGGAGTTAACTCTGTAAGCTTTGTATTAATAAAATTTATGGCTATTATGGTTCCAGTTGTATTTTTTATAAATGGTTTAACTAAAGGAGACTGGATGGATGCCTTCTTATTTGGTATTTCAATAGCAGTGGGATTAACACCTGAAATGTTACCAATGATAGTTACTACAAACCTTGCTAAAGGTGCAGTTAAAATGGCAAAGCACAAAACTATTGTGAAAAACTTGAATTCTATTCAAAACTTTGGAGCTATGGATGTTCTTTGTACAGATAAAACAGGAACTTTAACAGAAGATAAAATAATCCTTGAACGTTATCTAGATATTCATGGTAATGAGGACATTAGAGTATTAAAGCATGGTTATTTAGTAAGTGCATTCCAAACAGGTTTAAAAAATCTTTTAGATGTAGCCATTTTAGAACATGGTCATAAAGATGGATTAAAGGATTTAGAAAATAAATATGTTAAGGTTGATGAAATTCCATTTGATTTTACTCGTAGAAGAATGTCTGTAGTATTAAAAGATAAAAATAAAAAAACTCAACTTATTACTAAAGGTGCAGTAGAAGAAATGCTTCAAATATGTAGCTTTGCAGAATATAAGGGTGAGGTTTGTGAGTTAACAAAAGAGATCAAAGATGAGATAGTAAAAACTGCTGAAAAATTAAATGAAAATGGAATGAGAGTAATAGCAGTTGCACAAAAAAATAATCCTTCATCTGAAGATAATTTCTCAGTTAAAGATGAAATTAATATGGTATTAATGGGATATATAGCTTTCTTAGATCCTCCAAAGGAATCTACAATTGATGCAATAGAAGCGTTAAAGAAGAATGGGGTAGAAGTTAAAGTTTTAACAGGTGACAACGAAAAAGTAACTAAACATGTATGTAGCAAAGTAAACATTAATGTAAATAAAATTTTGCTAGGGACAGATATAGAAAACATGAGTGATGATGAACTTAAAGTGCAAGTTGAAAAAGTAAATATATTTGCAAAATTATCACCTAGCCAAAAAGAAAGAATTGTTAGTATTTTAAGAAGTAATGGACATGTAGTTGGATTTATGGGAGATGGAATAAATGATGCTGCAGCAATGAAAAAATCTGATGTAGGAATATCTGTAGACACAGCAGTAGATATTGCAAAAGAATCCGCTGATATAATATTACTTGAGAAAAATCTAATGGTTTTAGAAGAAGGTGTTATAGAAGGACGTAAAACTTTCGCTAACATTATTAAATATATAAAAATGACTGCTAGTTCTAATTTTGGAAATATGTTTAGTGTCTTAGTAGCTTCAGCATTCTTACCATTTTTACCAATGTTACCTGCACAATTATTAGTATTAAATTTAATATATGATATCTCTTGTATTTCAATTCCATGGGATAATGTAGATGAAGAGTTTTTAATGGTTCCTCGTAAATGGAATGCAGATTCAATAGGATCATTTATGAAATGGATTGGTCCAACAAGCTCAGTATTTGATATTATAACTTATATATTAATGTTCTTTGTAATTTGTCCAATGGTTTCTGGTGGGAATTTTGGAGATGCCAATGTAAATACTGCTTTATTTATTGCAACATTTAATGCTGGATGGTTTATAGAATCACTATGGTCACAAACATTAGTGATCCATATGATAAGAACTCCAAAATTACCGTTTATCCAAAGTAGATCATCATTTAGCGTACTAGCTTGTACCATAATTGCTATTTTTATAGGCACAATTATACCTTACACAAAATTTGGTACAATGTTAGGAATGAATGCTTTACCACCAATTTATTTTGCAGCCTTAGCAGTAATAATTTTTTCTTATATGATACTAGTAACAATAGTAAAGAAAATCTATATAAAGAAAAATGGAGAATTGTTATAA
- a CDS encoding MBL fold metallo-hydrolase, whose translation MFSLFFIPEEENFAQEVTEQWIKANMELWRNKGENKMFNKLTNRVYYMDFQQEGDRPVLGLVVGDKDSLVIDGGNSKEHAEKFLSYVKELNIPNVKYLVLTHWHWDHVFGIKTMNLINIVHKQSNEKLEWMKGLEWTDEAIRKRVENKKEIEFCEEHIKIEHKNNDRKIEVANADIIFDRNIEINLGGVIVKVEHINVDHSEDCCLVNVVDENVTFMGDAMYLDMYNGPWSYSREKLYPLLDKLISYNSEYYIPAHHSKYTYEEFDDFVKYIKEIGDIVGESTNLEKVILGINKNNNKEISEENIEDIKVFIEGNKKNK comes from the coding sequence TTGTTCTCCTTATTTTTTATACCAGAAGAAGAAAATTTTGCTCAAGAAGTAACAGAGCAATGGATAAAAGCAAATATGGAGTTATGGAGAAATAAAGGAGAAAATAAAATGTTTAATAAATTAACAAATAGAGTTTATTATATGGATTTCCAACAAGAAGGGGATAGACCAGTTTTAGGTTTAGTAGTAGGAGATAAAGATTCTTTAGTTATTGATGGTGGCAATTCTAAGGAGCATGCAGAAAAGTTTTTAAGTTATGTAAAAGAATTAAATATACCAAATGTTAAATATTTAGTTTTAACCCATTGGCATTGGGATCACGTTTTTGGAATTAAAACTATGAATTTAATAAATATAGTACATAAACAGTCTAATGAAAAATTAGAATGGATGAAAGGTTTAGAATGGACTGATGAAGCCATTAGGAAAAGAGTAGAAAATAAAAAAGAAATAGAATTTTGTGAAGAACATATAAAAATAGAGCATAAAAATAATGATAGAAAAATAGAAGTAGCAAATGCAGATATTATATTTGATAGAAACATAGAAATAAATCTAGGAGGAGTAATAGTAAAGGTAGAGCATATAAATGTGGATCATTCAGAAGATTGTTGTTTGGTAAATGTAGTAGATGAAAATGTTACATTTATGGGAGATGCTATGTATTTAGATATGTATAATGGTCCATGGAGTTATTCAAGGGAAAAGCTATATCCACTTTTAGATAAACTTATTTCTTATAACTCTGAATATTATATACCAGCTCATCATTCTAAGTATACATATGAAGAGTTTGATGACTTTGTAAAATATATAAAGGAAATAGGTGATATAGTAGGAGAATCTACCAATTTAGAAAAGGTTATATTGGGAATTAACAAGAATAATAATAAAGAGATATCTGAAGAGAATATAGAAGATATAAAAGTATTTATAGAAGGAAATAAGAAAAATAAATAA
- a CDS encoding DUF2752 domain-containing protein → MKNVKINEYIKFGIAIVLLYVFYGRVGIGCPIKFLTGVSCAGCGMTRAWTCLVHLDIKGAFYYHPLFFLPIIYFFLFLIKDKISHKTFNCVLVVGMVLFITIYIFRILNPDDIVININIENGFIYKFLQNGGL, encoded by the coding sequence ATGAAGAATGTAAAGATTAACGAATATATTAAATTTGGAATTGCTATAGTCTTATTATATGTTTTTTATGGTAGGGTCGGTATTGGATGTCCTATTAAATTTTTAACTGGTGTTTCATGTGCAGGGTGTGGAATGACTAGAGCATGGACTTGTTTAGTTCATTTAGACATTAAAGGGGCATTTTATTATCATCCATTGTTTTTTTTGCCAATAATATATTTTTTTCTATTCTTAATTAAGGATAAGATATCTCATAAGACATTTAATTGTGTACTAGTTGTTGGAATGGTATTATTTATAACAATATACATATTTAGAATATTAAATCCGGATGATATTGTTATTAATATAAATATTGAAAATGGTTTTATTTATAAATTTTTACAAAATGGGGGACTTTAA
- a CDS encoding DUF4234 domain-containing protein, whose translation MITTNRGLGKYILFTILTFGIYSYWFIYKLAQDVNIICDGDGKNTGGLLKFILLSIITCGIYAWFWYYNIGNRLNENAPRYNLHFSENGTSVLMWMIFGTVLCGIGPFVAMHILIKNTNALALEYNEQKAK comes from the coding sequence ATGATTACTACAAATAGAGGACTAGGGAAATACATATTATTTACTATTTTAACTTTTGGAATATATAGTTATTGGTTCATTTACAAGTTAGCACAAGATGTAAACATAATTTGTGATGGAGATGGAAAGAACACTGGAGGACTTTTAAAATTTATTTTATTATCTATAATTACATGTGGAATTTATGCATGGTTTTGGTATTATAATATTGGTAATAGATTAAATGAGAATGCACCACGTTATAATTTACATTTTTCTGAAAATGGAACATCAGTACTTATGTGGATGATATTTGGTACTGTATTATGTGGAATAGGACCATTTGTTGCAATGCATATTTTAATTAAAAATACAAACGCATTAGCATTAGAATATAATGAACAGAAGGCTAAATAA
- a CDS encoding DUF2992 family protein, whose protein sequence is MSKVIFGAEPKEAEIFEFVLKNYYKLSFIEKKFKEKKCLVKRANPKKEQRLTKKLENNGIRTKAQIDLKKQHEANKIEGRKRSKEKKEAKEIRKFELKKNKKKEKHKGY, encoded by the coding sequence GTGAGTAAGGTAATTTTTGGTGCAGAACCAAAGGAGGCAGAAATTTTTGAATTTGTATTAAAGAATTATTACAAATTGAGTTTTATTGAAAAGAAATTTAAAGAGAAAAAGTGTTTAGTAAAGCGTGCAAATCCTAAGAAGGAACAAAGACTAACAAAAAAATTAGAAAACAATGGCATTAGAACAAAGGCACAAATAGACTTAAAAAAACAACATGAAGCTAATAAGATAGAAGGTAGAAAGAGAAGCAAAGAAAAAAAGGAAGCGAAAGAAATAAGAAAATTTGAATTAAAGAAAAATAAAAAGAAAGAAAAACATAAAGGATATTAG
- a CDS encoding DapH/DapD/GlmU-related protein: protein MDESIKKDYEPIGQKNLYPYFIGENPPTSFNDISIYPKIDKSVIIGPFSSVIGDVKIEKNVFIGCNVVLRADEGTPFYIGCNSNIQDGVIFHGLKDVKCSVNGRTYSIYIGNKVSITHRALIHGPAIVGNNAFVGFDAIVFNAIVEDRCYIDTGAIITGGVRISENKYVPVGAIIDTQDKADALLEVPMEQSDLTKKVITVNVELSQAYDLKFGDTRCSCGICCDHNTLINN, encoded by the coding sequence ATGGATGAGAGTATAAAAAAAGATTATGAACCAATAGGGCAAAAAAATTTATACCCATACTTTATTGGAGAAAATCCACCTACTTCATTTAATGATATAAGCATATATCCTAAAATAGATAAAAGTGTAATTATAGGACCATTTTCAAGTGTAATAGGAGATGTAAAGATAGAAAAGAATGTGTTTATAGGTTGCAATGTAGTGCTGAGAGCTGACGAGGGAACACCATTTTATATAGGTTGCAATTCAAACATACAAGATGGAGTGATATTTCATGGCTTAAAAGATGTTAAATGTTCTGTAAATGGTAGAACATATTCAATATATATTGGAAATAAAGTAAGTATAACTCATAGAGCATTAATTCATGGGCCAGCTATTGTAGGAAATAATGCATTTGTTGGTTTTGATGCAATTGTATTTAATGCTATAGTAGAGGATAGATGCTATATTGATACTGGAGCAATAATAACTGGTGGAGTTAGAATATCTGAGAATAAATATGTTCCAGTTGGTGCAATTATAGATACACAAGATAAGGCAGATGCACTTTTAGAAGTACCAATGGAACAATCAGATTTAACAAAGAAAGTTATTACAGTGAATGTAGAACTTTCACAAGCTTATGACTTAAAATTTGGTGATACACGCTGTAGTTGTGGGATTTGTTGTGATCATAACACTTTAATTAACAACTAG
- a CDS encoding uracil-xanthine permease family protein, with translation MELNEKSLLFQFEGKPNLKEIIPLGLQHVVAMIIGCVTPAIIVAGVCNLSPEDKILLVQSSLFFAGLATLLQLFPIFRVIGSRLPIIVGTSFAYVPTLIAIADEFNIATILGAQVIGGVVAVIFGIFVKKLVKFFPLIVTGTVIFSIGLSLYSVAIKYIAGGAGSSNFGAPINWGIALITLCVVIFLNYFTKGTLKLASILVGIIVGYIVAFCLGMVSFTEIHEAGWMQVPKFMHFGMSFNATAIISMVIMHIVNSVQAIGDFSATTGGGMNRVPTDKELSGGIIGNGVSSIVGAFFGGMPTATFSQNVGIVTMNKVINRSVFVFASVVIIISGIVPKFASVLTSIPQCVLGGATLSVFATITMTGIKMISSIKLTARNTAIVGLSIALGVGIVQVPDALALFPAWFISIFGKSSIVVTTIVAIALNLILPKDETNVVNDNEE, from the coding sequence ATGGAATTAAATGAGAAGTCTTTACTTTTTCAATTTGAAGGTAAGCCAAATTTAAAAGAAATCATTCCGTTAGGATTACAACATGTTGTAGCTATGATTATTGGTTGCGTTACACCAGCTATAATAGTAGCAGGTGTATGCAATTTGAGTCCAGAAGATAAAATTTTACTTGTTCAATCCTCATTATTTTTTGCAGGATTAGCAACATTATTACAACTTTTTCCTATATTCAGAGTAATCGGTTCCAGACTACCTATAATAGTAGGGACCAGTTTTGCTTATGTACCAACATTAATAGCTATAGCTGATGAATTTAATATTGCAACAATATTAGGAGCACAAGTTATTGGTGGGGTAGTAGCTGTTATTTTTGGAATATTCGTTAAAAAATTAGTTAAATTTTTTCCGTTAATAGTAACAGGTACCGTTATATTTTCAATAGGTTTATCATTATATTCAGTTGCTATTAAATATATAGCTGGTGGAGCAGGAAGTTCAAATTTTGGTGCTCCTATAAATTGGGGAATTGCACTTATAACTTTATGTGTAGTAATTTTTCTGAACTATTTTACTAAAGGAACATTAAAGCTTGCATCAATATTGGTAGGAATAATTGTTGGATATATTGTTGCATTTTGTCTTGGAATGGTCTCTTTTACAGAAATTCATGAAGCAGGATGGATGCAAGTACCAAAATTTATGCATTTTGGAATGAGTTTTAATGCAACTGCAATTATATCAATGGTAATAATGCATATAGTAAATTCTGTACAAGCAATAGGTGATTTTTCAGCTACTACTGGTGGTGGAATGAATAGAGTTCCTACAGATAAAGAACTTTCAGGTGGAATAATTGGTAACGGTGTTAGTAGTATTGTTGGTGCATTTTTTGGAGGTATGCCGACTGCAACATTTAGTCAAAATGTTGGTATAGTGACAATGAATAAAGTTATAAATAGAAGTGTATTTGTATTTGCTTCAGTAGTTATTATAATATCAGGAATAGTACCTAAATTTGCATCAGTACTAACAAGTATTCCACAATGTGTACTTGGAGGAGCTACACTATCCGTATTTGCAACTATAACAATGACCGGAATTAAGATGATTTCATCAATTAAACTTACAGCTAGAAATACTGCGATTGTAGGTTTGTCAATTGCTTTAGGTGTAGGTATAGTTCAAGTTCCAGATGCATTAGCTTTATTCCCTGCTTGGTTTATATCAATTTTTGGGAAATCTTCAATAGTAGTAACTACAATAGTGGCTATAGCTTTAAATTTAATTTTGCCAAAAGATGAGACAAATGTAGTAAATGATAATGAAGAATAA